From the genome of Mixophyes fleayi isolate aMixFle1 chromosome 2, aMixFle1.hap1, whole genome shotgun sequence, one region includes:
- the LOC142139770 gene encoding odorant receptor 131-2-like, giving the protein MINSSALQINIIQESFTASKTAEYIRLTLILLTVGGFCFFIYYLTVMLNAFFLTPHLQQNARYVLFTYMLINDTFYLVLAFCMMLAAIYLLYVPVPVCYIFYTAGAMTFRVTPYSLAAMALEQYVAICYPLRHAELCTTQRANAAFTIICSVLMIPYAAELCVMVSSRTNIFHLYVICRQEMLLVTPIQNIIRSFNLILCFSSVGLVIIFTYVRIMLVALKVNSQSSSASKAGKTVMLHAFQLLLCMASILSTLTEAFSINQKDLFPISSFFAFTCVPRFLSPIIYGIRDEVLRKHFKKSFQKCCH; this is encoded by the coding sequence ATGATCAACTCCTCAGCACTTCAAATCAACATAATCCAGGAGTCTTTCACTGCCAGCAAAACGGCTGAGTACATCCGGTTGACTCTTATATTGTTGACAGTAGGGGGTTTCTGTTTCTTCATCTACTATCTGACAGTGATGTTGAATGCCTTCTTCCTAACACCACATCTCCAGCAGAATGCTCGATATGTTCTTTTTACTTACATGCTCATTAATGACACATTCTATCTAGTCCTGGCATTCTGCATGATGCTtgcagctatttatttattatatgtcccTGTGCCAGTTTGCTACATCTTTTACACTGCTGGGGCAATGACGTTTAGAGTAACTCCATACAGCCTGGCAGCCATGGCTCTGGAGCAATATGTTGCCATTTGTTACCCACTACGACATGCCGAGCTGTGCACCACACAAAGAGCTAACGCTGCTTTCACCATCATATGTTCAGTGTTGATGATCCCATATGCGGCTGAGTTATGTGTCATGGTCTCATCACGTACAAATATATTCCATCTTTATGTTATATGCAGACAAGAAATGTTGCTAGTTACTCCAATTCAAAATATTATTAGGTCCTTTAATCTCATCCTATGTTTCTCCTCAGTTGGACTTgtcattatatttacatatgttagGATTATGCTGGTTGCTCTAAAAGTAAATTCTCAGTCATCTTCTGCCTCCAAAGCTGGGAAAACAGTTATGCTCCACGCCTTCCAGTTACTCTTGTGCATGGCTTCCATATTGTCCACACTTACAGAAGCCTTTTCTATCAACCAAAAGGATTTATTTCCCATATCAAGCTTTTTTGCTTTCACCTGTGTGCCAAGATTCCTCAGTCCTATAATCTATGGAATCCGGGATGAAGTGTTGAGGAAACATTTTAAGAAATCTTTTCAAAAATGTTGTCATTAA
- the LOC142139771 gene encoding odorant receptor 131-2-like, with protein sequence MNSSVFFNNLTQRSISTNRTAEIVRIIFETLIIIFFCLFLYFIWLLLYVFFTTPHVRDNARYVLFIHMLINDTIYLSTGLILLFTSIFVVYLPVPICYVIVTLASATFRITPYNLAAMALERYVAICFPLRHLTLCTSQRSNYVIAIIWTIGLIPNIADFIILSTSTEKTIFSLNLICTRETLTINIVQNTLRSNTLIISLILVGLIIVFTYVRVIFIAKNMNSGSRSASKAGKTVMLHAFQFLLCLMSLTSTFVETHLRNYISFLPVVNFFVFTCLPRCLSPLIYGVRDHVFSKRIGQMYSAKP encoded by the coding sequence ATGAATTCGTCAGTTTTCTTCAACAATTTGACCCAGCGTTCTATTTCCACTAACAGAACAGCAGAGATTGTGAGAATAATTTTTGAGACCTTGATCAtcattttcttctgcctcttcctgtaCTTCATCTGGCTTTTACTTTATGTTTTCTTCACCACCCCTCATGTCCGAGACAACGCCCGATACGTCCTCTTCATTCATATGCTGATTAATGACACAATATATCTTAGTACAGGGCTTATTCTTTTATTCACATCTATATTCGTGGTATACCTCCCTGTACCCATTTGTTATGTAATTGTCACTCTGGCCTCAGCTACATTTAGGATTACACCCTACAATTTGGCAGCCATGGCATTGGAACGCTATGTAGCCATCTGTTTCCCACTAAGACATTTAACGCTTTGTACATCACAGAGATCTAATTATGTAATTGCCATCATATGGACAATTGGTCTTATCCCAAACATAGCTGATTTTATTATCTTGAGCACCTCAACTGAAAAGACAATTTTTTCACTTAACTTGATATGTACACGGGAAACATTAACAATAAACATTGTACAAAACACCCTAAGGTCAAACACCCTTATCATTAGTCTAATTCTGGTGGGACTCATAATTGTGTTCACATATGTCAGAGTCATATTCATTGCAAAGAACATGAATTCAGGCAGCAGATCTGCCTCCAAAGCTGGTAAGACCGTTATGCTCCACGCGTTTCAATTTCTGTTGTGTTTGATGTCTTTGACTTCCACATTTGTAGAGACACACCTCAGAAATTATATTAGCTTTTTACCCGTGgtcaacttttttgtttttacatgtcTGCCTAGGTGCCTGAGTCCTTTAATTTATGGAGTAAGAGACCATGTGTTTAGTAAACGTATAGGACAGATGTACTCAGCAAAACCATAA